TAAACAAATGGCTTCCTTATTTAGTTTTGAAAGAAAATCTAAAATTAAATATTTTACAACTTCATTGTTTTGCAATGTAAGAAAGCGGGGTGATGTCATACGATTGTTTTATACGAATGCCGGACATTTATCTCCATTAATAATAAGAAATAGAAAATGTACTGAGATAAATTCGGCAAAGCACGGTTTAGCTCTTGGGGTATATGCAAAGGCAAAGTATTTTGAAGAAATTTTTGAATTAAAAAAAGACGATGTAATTATTTTGTATACAGATGGTTTAATCGAACAAGAAAATTCAAATGGAATTCAATTCGGGATTAATCGCCTAATTGAAAGTTTATCTAATTTTCAATTACAAAATTCCAAATCAATTTCAGAATATATCCTGAATAAAGTTCAAGAGTTTTCCGGTGGTTTAGCAAATAATGATGATATAACTCTTGTCGTGTTAAAGGTTTTACACTCTGTAAAGAATCGGAAGCTTTCATTACCTGCGATAAAGATAAAAAGAGTGAAAAGTCGTGCAAAGAAAAATTAGAAGTATTAGCGCGGTCAGTCAAATGGGCAAGAGTAACGCATTAGCGTATTTGCAAAAAGGATTGTCGGAGCTAACGAAAGGCAATGCTAGACTGGGCTGAGAAGGATTTAAGGAGAGATGTATGAGATGGGGAGCGCAAAAGATTTACAATGATAAGATGAAGAAGACTGAAAATAACTCTATGGATCAAAATGCTGCTTTAAAGAAATTCAAATTTGCTGCAAGTGTTTTCAAGCAAAAAGAATACGATCATGCAGTAAAAAATTTTAAAAACGCGATTGCATTAGGCTTGCCTGAAAAACTCGAAATAGATGCAAAAAATCAAATAGCGTTAGCTTATATTGAAATTAGTAAGGAAGCATTTTCAAATTTCAAAAAAGTTTTTGAGGCTTTTAAGGATAGATTAATAAACAGTCAATTCAATAAACAAAGAATCCCATTTTTGGAATTGTCTGCACATAATAAAGAAAATTTTGATGAAAGTACTTTGAATCAAGCTACGGTTAGAACTATTTGCAATAACTTAGCAAGAGACTTACATTCAATTTCAAAAAAAATAAAAATTGGGGGATCCTATGCGCAAGATAATATAAATTTTAACTCAATATTGGATTCTTTTTTTAAATCTTTTTATGAAAAACACAAAGGGGATGATTACTTTATTAGATGTATAAGGATTTTAAGTATGTCATCTAATTCTAGAGGAGGACTTCAGTATACATCCCCAGAAAAGTTAAATCAAATCGAACAATTTAAATATGAAATTAAAAGACTTTTAAAATCTAGTGCGGATGATAGTGAATCAAATGTGAAAAAAAGAGCAAATGATGAATTGATATTTATAAGATACCAAAATTCTCTTGTAAACAAATTATTTGGAAACGATGTTCAAATTGATGAAATACTAAAAGATGTAGTTGGTCAATCGACTGTTCAAAATACTTTTTCATTTGAATTAGAAAATAAGCAAACTCAGGAAAATTCAGAAATAAAAAAAGGATTAAATTTCGATCAAGCACTACAATATTTTACTATTGGTCTTCAAAATTCAAATGAAGGTGAATACGAATCAGCAATAGAAAATCTGGAAAAATTATTAAGGTTAAATAAATCAATCATTGAAAAAATTGAAAAAGAATTAGAATTAGATAAACCATTGATGGAAATAGTAAATGCAACATTGGCTTCATCTTACGTAAATAGTGCACCGAAAATAAAAATGGGGGATTATATAAAAGGTATTGAGCTTTATGAAAAATGTTTACTGTTAACAAAAATTAAATACGATTTTGCTTTCGCATGCCATGGAATAAGTTCATTTTGTAACTATAAAGGCAACGAAGATTCCGAGTTTATTATACTTGAAAAATTATTTCTTATACTATCTAGCAAGATAGAAGAAGGTTCTAATGAATTAAAAACAAATGATTTTAATTCATTAATTTTAAAATTGAAAGACGTGCAATGGAAAGAGAAAATTGTATTATTTAATGCGTTAGCCGATAAACTTCTTGCTAAGAACGAAGAAAAGGTTATTCCAGAAAAGCTCCCATCTCCAATAAAAGAAGTATTGGAAAAACTTGACAGCATGACAGAAAATCCATCTCAATTGGATAATTCTAATTTACCTATAATGAAAAATGCAATAGAGAATGAATACAATGGAGAAAATAAAAATGGTAATATTGAAGATGCATTAAAAAGAATTGCTGTCGCTAAACGGATGAATTCGGAATTCCTTGATCTAAGTGATTGCGGATTGATGGAACTTCCAGAAAGCTTATTTGAACTTGTAAATCTAATTAAGCTTGATTTATCATATAATGAAATCAAAGAAATTCCAGAAGATTTCAGTAAACTGGTAAGCTTAGTCGAACTTAACTTAAATGGTAACCAAATTCAAAAAATCCCTGAAAGCCTTTTCAAACTTGTAAATCTAAAAAAGCTTTACTTATCAAATAATGAAATAAAAGAAATTCCAGAAGATTTCAGTAAACTGGTAAACTTAGTCGAACTTGAA
This sequence is a window from Leptospiraceae bacterium. Protein-coding genes within it:
- a CDS encoding tetratricopeptide repeat protein; translation: MRWGAQKIYNDKMKKTENNSMDQNAALKKFKFAASVFKQKEYDHAVKNFKNAIALGLPEKLEIDAKNQIALAYIEISKEAFSNFKKVFEAFKDRLINSQFNKQRIPFLELSAHNKENFDESTLNQATVRTICNNLARDLHSISKKIKIGGSYAQDNINFNSILDSFFKSFYEKHKGDDYFIRCIRILSMSSNSRGGLQYTSPEKLNQIEQFKYEIKRLLKSSADDSESNVKKRANDELIFIRYQNSLVNKLFGNDVQIDEILKDVVGQSTVQNTFSFELENKQTQENSEIKKGLNFDQALQYFTIGLQNSNEGEYESAIENLEKLLRLNKSIIEKIEKELELDKPLMEIVNATLASSYVNSAPKIKMGDYIKGIELYEKCLLLTKIKYDFAFACHGISSFCNYKGNEDSEFIILEKLFLILSSKIEEGSNELKTNDFNSLILKLKDVQWKEKIVLFNALADKLLAKNEEKVIPEKLPSPIKEVLEKLDSMTENPSQLDNSNLPIMKNAIENEYNGENKNGNIEDALKRIAVAKRMNSEFLDLSDCGLMELPESLFELVNLIKLDLSYNEIKEIPEDFSKLVSLVELNLNGNQIQKIPESLFKLVNLKKLYLSNNEIKEIPEDFSKLVNLVELELDCNQIQIIPVSFCKLFKLEYIDLSENEITEIPESFVKIVGLTKIDLFGNPIEEIISKSEQFLSREKDTVFTNTTNAPSDVDGWVSIKYYRHGLYMKEFLPLGNGKHPTLQDVLQNLKKRGIKRPPEETIQSFLLSKLTEYKRLGDSKLKPFAEARVIVDFAEIDKKIYVSFLPPKTRGRDLEVIDVVYEIKKEVGDVLYELKKEGIDYEINEEVIREALELEKYNNPIAIAIAIVKEKEKITYAIANTHNFIKAGNFQNALDSINEAIELGLKLPVTYYNRGYIQFQLKNWVGAIQDYSEAIKLNPLDAENYNAKGRALFEIGKLEEALEDFSKAIVMNQNYEDAYYNRGVCYRFLDKLDKAIADFAKAILLNGRNSNSYFQMGMVYEDLDDTEKAIANYAQALAITPNDVDVLLQKANLEFSIRNYSQTIQTCSQVVKFQPENKQAYLLRALAKTKSGDLLGALEDSTKGE